The following coding sequences lie in one Apium graveolens cultivar Ventura chromosome 3, ASM990537v1, whole genome shotgun sequence genomic window:
- the LOC141714270 gene encoding RING-H2 finger protein ATL78-like, with the protein MSFSTSTAAPVFSQQVNRHIYSRRLLLHTPLYPQQIAPTSGNTDGASVPFTGDESFDANVVMILSVLLCAVICSLAFSSIIRCVLRCSSLGTSESSESSSACLANTGIKKKALKTFPIVNYSADLKLPGLDAECVICLSEFAPGERVKILPKCNHGFHVKCIDSWLTSHSSCPTCRHCLIQTCQKIVDCSMPANTSQQTSLHHIIVAPLEAEGVIRSYQT; encoded by the coding sequence ATGTCTTTCTCTACTTCAACAGCTGCCCCTGTTTTCTCTCAGCAAGTAAACCGCCACATTTACTCGAGAAGGTTGTTATTACACACCCCTCTTTACCCACAACAGATTGCGCCAACTAGTGGCAACACTGACGGTGCATCAGTACCTTTTACAGGGGATGAGAGTTTCGATGCAAATGTTGTAATGATACTCTCAGTCCTCTTGTGTGCAGTAATATGCTCGCTTGCCTTTAGTTCTATAATTAGGTGTGTATTGCGGTGTTCAAGCTTGGGAACTTCTGAATCAAGTGAAAGCTCGTCGGCTTGTTTGGCCAATACCGGCATCAAGAAAAAAGCCCTCAAAACTTTCCCAATAGTAAATTACTCAGCTGATCTGAAGCTACCTGGATTAGATGCTGAATGTGTAATATGCCTCTCAGAGTTTGCTCCAGGCGAGCGTGTGAAAATTCTGCCCAAGTGCAACCATGGATTTCACGTCAAATGCATCGATAGCTGGCTCACTTCCCACTCCTCCTGCCCAACTTGTAGGCACTGCCTGATTCAAACATGCCAGAAAATAGTCGATTGCAGCATGCCTGCTAACACATCACAACAAACTTCACTACACCATATTATAGTTGCTCCATTAGAGGCTGAAGGTGTAATACGTAGTTATCAAACATAA